The genomic window gaAATATCAACATGCGACAACTGTCAGGAGGTGGTTTAAGAGTATGCGGCTTTGTGAGTTTAACCCACCGCACACTTTTGTACAGTTTTTGCAAATCTCGTGAGTTGGGTTGGTTTGCCCCGTATAAAAAGTAGTCTGTGTTATTCTGCGTCCTTTCAAATAGCTGTATGCAAAAAACAAAGATGGTACTTGTAACTTGGTAAGGGCGCAAAAAGGGACAAAACGAACAACTGACATGGCTGGAAACCATTTTATAGAGTACATTATTacatataaagatattattttttgcGGCATCGTACTAACTTCATGGTGAAAattttttgtgacggtatgCGCGGGCAtcgtaaaaaaattactctcactttttttccctaacgcgccaaaagaagtataatttcaatAGGAATTGTCAACGAATTGAAATGCCACGCTTTTTTTTGCCGATAAATCTGTGTCACATCACTTAATATGCAATGGGACCGGAGCCGCATTCAGTCACGActtacaatacaattaataattctGAGTTATGAAATTTAACTACGCGCTGTACATTGCTGCTTTTGTAAGACACACACAATGCATAGAGCTAGTTAAATTGAGCACGTATATTAAAATAGTGATGAAACTTTTGTAACAGACTATTATGTACAAGAAGGTAGTGGTAAGAGTTTTTAGCAGGGCTGGCACATTGagaatttatttcttaattaaattagaaaacgGTATTAGGTAAATTggtttgatgattctttttaaatttacagaTTTGACGTTATTTTGTGGCATCATTTTCCTGTTAACATCTGGGCCAAGTTATGCACCTTGgttgtttgataaaaaaaaaacacccggctaggtttgttgtgggcttcttcttagaccaggacgcgtttggaaccctcgtagctttagttttaagtttacgaatgtggttatcgccatcatctcactaccgtgcaactcttatgtacgcatcaaaagtgccacctatgggcctacttgaataaagatatttttgactttgactttgactttgactttgataggTTCAGACTCAGTAACACGATTTTCTACTTCGATCTAGAGCTTCTACAATCTTTATTCGCTAGCTTCGTGTGAATGACTAAGTAGAGAGTCATAAGAGTTGTTGTAGTAGATTGAGgacatattatgtttttaaatatctattactacgtaatataagtataatgttatttattttttgacggccgattggcgcagtgagcagcgaccatgctttctgagtcaaggctgtgggttcgattcccacaactggaaaatatttgtatgatgaacattaatgtttttcagtggctgggtgtttatttgtatagtatggtgtttatgtatattattcataaaaatattcatcagccatcttagtacccataacacaagctacgcttactttggggctaattgGCGATTTTTGtagtgtcgtaatatattttatttatttattaatttatttaatgttatttttatatggaTAATCGTTACCCACGGATTTGTTCGCatgaaaatttcattttttattctcTGATCGCGAGATTACCACTATGCATAAAAACATGTCGATCTTTTGCTTTCAAAAACAACATAATAGATTTGTGTTGTTTTTGAAAGCAAAAGATCCCACTGAAATTGTAcattttttgggataaaaaatagcctatgtccTTTTGCAGACTATAATATATCTACGCAATAATTTTATCCAGATCAGTCCAGCAGCtctggctaaatataatattaatatattatggagcggtgatagctcagtaaGGACTTTAGTTgactttctgggggccgagttcgaatcccagcctcgagccttttacttttctaagttatgtgcgttttaagctaataaaatgtcacttgcttcaatgataaagggaaacatcgtgacgaaacctgagttctccataatgttgacaagagcgtgttaagtctactaatcaaatgaaatatttaatgaattattgttaaataattattgaatgtttcatttaaataattataattcatatattgtaaagtcaaaatctcctgatgatgctctgTTTGGtggtcgaagatctgtttggtgtggagtataaagattgaaaaaattgttaaacCAGAAAagttaaaccatacagattctcctgcttttcgcaaagtatagcaaattaagcttaattttcttaatatatcaaggaattacgcaaagtaacgtGCTTCCATGAAATACTGCGAAAGTTTTCCTTCTGAACTCTTTGAGATTGTGCGTCCAACTTAAGGTTGAACCAAGAATTATACCCAGATTTTTATCATTGTCACAATATGGAACGTAACATCGTCAAAAACAAAAGGCGGTAGAAAATCCCAGCCAATCGTAgagattctatttttaaaatattccctGTGATTTCCTGGGATTGTCATTTGTTTTACTCCACTCCAGAATAAGGTGCAAATCTTTATTGCaatcctaaacccttctcattctgagaagcaTTCTGAGGGACCCTGTAGGGGGCTGCTAATTGAGTAATAAAGATATGATCATTGAGTGGGCAACCCTAGTAGGTATACCAAGAAGCGAGTACTAGTAGTAAACTGTCTACTGGCTCTTTGTTTGGGTTAGCAAACGTCTGTTGCTCAAGTATGGGGAGTAAACGGCCGCTTTGTAATGCCATCGTGTAATTGCTTTATAATGGGTCTTTATTTTTGGAGGTTTTGTAACTCTTACTATGCCTAGCTGTGTAAATACTTGACTTTCCTTTCTGGACCTAGAGATTTCATTTAAGTCATCATAGAGTTTTCAACATGGAGGTAATGCGATATGTGTTGCCGGTTAAAAACCTGCCACTCAGGCTACTCTTGAGTAGAAGTGAAAGAACCACTTCTACTCAAGAGTAGCCTGAGTGGCAGGTTTTTAgctaactaaactaactaacttttAGGCTAGCGagaaatgatttattattttaatgtaaaatattattcagtttccatggtaactaaaacaaaacgtGTAAGGTATTCAATCTCATTCTATCGCCGACCTAATCCTTTATCTATatcctttgacggccgattggcgcagtttgcagcgacattgctttctgagcccaaggccgtgggttcggttttCCACAACatgaaaaatatgtttgtgtgatgagcatgaatgtttctgtgtctgggtgtttatatgtatgtatattcaaagtatttatgtaaattattcataaaaatattcatgagtcatattggtacccataacacaagcttcgcttactttggggctagatggcgatgtgtgtattgtcgtagtatatttatttattatatagagaTGTTTCTTGTGATAATAAAAAGCATCCTCAGAAGTAGGGCGATCTTCACGGCGTGGGCAGTAATTGTTCCACTGCGCAGAGGTCAGGTTCATTGTGTGTGTAATTGCCAACCTTCAAGTACTTCTTTTACCTCGATAATCATGTGTTTAGACCAATTGACTCAGCGAAGCGATACCTTTGCGTACACTTCAGTGAATTTGCAGTTTGTCCAAGTCTTACTGTCCAAATAGGCCTACTTCAGAACTTAAATCAATTGACTGATTTGATTGACTTGatttgacggcctattggcgcagtgggcagcgccctgctttctgagtccaaagccgtgggttcgattcccaaaactggacaatgtttgtgtgataaacataaatgtttttcagtgctgggttgAGTTGTATGTTATAAGGattaatgtaggtatattattcataaatatattcatcagttatcttagtacccataacataagctacgcttactttgggactagatggcgatgtgtgtattgtacatagtttatttacttaatactagcggaccctcgcgacttcgtccgcgtaagagtcaatcgagaagctagaatatatctgatgctaacaaCATAATGATCGTGGCTAGCTATCTACTTGCTTATTTTGCGTGGTATTTTAGTTgtttcatacatatatacatccGCCATCCATctatacatccatcctcacaaacgttcgcatttataatattagtaggatggtacgcatgcattcgaccGTTGTCAAATACGACTtgcgactaacagttatttgtgaagagttatgatctctatctccgacaatatttatcagctccttattaaaataagacccatacatgcttgatagtatacactttcaaataaaaaagaattattcaaatcgattcaaatataaattagctataaagtaaattgataaaaattttcatcccagtTCCCGGAGGAGACTTAttttttatcgggataaaaagtatcctatatgttgacccggaatatcagctaccactaccaaatttatttgaatccgtCCAGTAGCTTTcacccggacagacagacagacagacaaaaattaaataaaaattttttttggactcagtatcgattataaagcatcccccggtcaaaattttaaaaatacgagtatattaaatgtacagagatcttccagttacagatctATTTAGTTATAAATGTCTTGCTTCGGTTACCTGTGGTTACCACCCTgtcgacaaagatgtgccgctaagcgatttagcgttccagtacgatgtcgcgtagaatgtCAAATTAGGGGTATTggtccctaacaggttagcccatcatcatcatcatgtacTAGCAGGTAGTTACTTTGGGGCACGATGGCGACGTGTATAATGTCGTCGTTTGTTcaatacatttatttgtttaaaccaCTCACGCTTCTTCGTGTTGGAATCGCAAACATAAAAGAGTGGGGTTTCAAGTAATCTGCTCGAGAGTACAAACGATAATAATACATATCTGCAAAGTATGAGCAAAGGTTGGGCTTTGAGAGGAATGTATTCATTTGCGAGCGATCGAGGTCACACTGCAATTCACGtctagtaagtacctacctattcagATTTCTAGAACAGGTTTGCAACCTAAAATTAGCTCTGAGCTTTTATAAGCTTTCTTACGGTAATAACCTATTGCTGGCAAATTGATAGCGCTTGAATAAGTAGAAACCTTCTCGGATACCATTCTAGACTGCAGAACGCAAGGTCTTGGGTTTTTGAGTTAGGGTATTGGCGGTGTCTTatgtgcctcggagagcacgcaAAGCAGCCCggttaatataacttaaataataataataaatttactacgacaatacatacattgtATTTGtcaaaaagtaagcgtagcctgtgtcaCGGTTAACCTTGGTGCGCGAAAAAAAAGCCATCGCCCCATTTTCCGTGATAGTTATTTTGTTAGTATTTCCGCTTTTTGgactattgttaataatttaaaatgtccagCTTAAAGTAATAGTAGGTTTTACTCTGCCGGAAATAATAATCATCGCGAGTGAATAATCTGTTTCGATCAAAATCTTGAGAGCAGCCTACGAAACTTTCATACGTTTTGATGAAAAACGCCGGCATAGTTCTAACATCCAAAGCTGCTGACCTCAATGTCCTAGTGCCCCTCATGAGTCAGTCGTGAATTCGGAAGTGATTAGCACCAAACTTTTGTAATTCAGTACGTCGCTTTTCGTAGAGTGCAATGATTCTTATCGTTAGTCAACCCTGATTTTTGGGTTAACCATTCCAAATAATTCAGCTATAGCAATAGACATTTGGAGCAACTAATCTATTTATAAGCGGTGCTAATCTAGTGGTTAGCCGATACACGTAAtactccaatgcaatggagtagcagaacTACGCAGCACACcgtggctcctcagcaacaatCCATGTAGCACTCGGCGACCtaggcggcctgctaagcttctggagtgagctcggctggctggagtgatccagcggggagccgcatcagtggccatacagCTGACGGTTTCAGACCAacggtgtcggttttttgtgacggtgtgcgcgcgcatcgtaaatatttattctcatcatttttccctagcgcgccaaaagaagtagaacttcaaaaaaacattgaataatcTAAACTAACACTATCGGTGCTATAAGAATAGTGCACCTAGCAATTCAATATAAAATGAACGTAATGCAATATTCCCACAAAAGCATTAGTGTTCTACGAATATAAAGCGAGCACTATCGCGGTTCTCATGCGATATATATGGCTTCAATTATTTGTACAAGATGCTACCGATATTATCAGTGTTAGGAAACCTTCTGCAAATAATTTTAGCTCCGCCGCCGTCCTTTTAGAGAGCTCTTTCTCATTTTGTAAATTAATCAGACATTGTTTGATAGTTCTGTTGTCTTCTATTTATATCATTATCGACACTATAGGATACGGATTTCCTCCTTAAATGAGAGGGGGTTAAGCCGTagatcaccacgctggctaagtgcggattggcggactttacacacctttgagaacacaactgagaacatcatggagaacgcttaggcatgcaggtttcctcacgatgttttccttcaccattaaagcaagtgatattttaatagcttgaaacgcacataactaagaaaagttagaggtgtgcgctgggattcgaactcgcccctccgaaagtgaagtcaaagtcctacccactgggatatAACCGCGTGTTCTactcgtatttatataaaaatgccaAATCGCATAAACGCAATCGTGTTTAGTGAGTCAGtcgattatattttttgttttgttcgcCAAATTTTAGTACGATAATatagtctttaaaaaaaacctatttagattaatctatatttttttattttgcccgATTATGCAACACGTTTGTCTATGtgggaataatattatattttattgtgttaCACATCCTGCGAAAATCAGCTtcaaatttttttgtcattaatcCAGGAATTCTGtttctataattatttgaaatttgtatCCTACTAGTCGTTGATATGAGAATAAAGTCTATCGACAATCCCACAGTGTTTGTAAATAATTACGGCCATACATAGTGTGCACTGTTACTGGTCACAGTGAGCTTTTACACACAACACAACACATAACAAGGCTTGGTTAGGGTTACTTTTAGTGGTTTGAAAAGCGGTCTACGGTGTAGCATATCTGTGCCATACAATTAATCTTTACATGACATGAATAATTCTCAAACAAATGGTGGTATAACGGACAAATAAAGTTCAAAAAACCAcaaagctttaaaataattgttaaaaaggcCGTATCGCTAAGAAGTAATCTGCAAAGGATAATTATAAGAAATCGATCTAGATAGAGTTTAGTTCAGTAGCTTGCGTGGAtcagataatttttatcccattaAACCTTCCCATTAATTTGTTGTCTCTTTTTCCAGGTCAAATATAGCAGCCCGCGGCATGGGGTGGAGTTGCTGACAACTTTGCTACACagcaaaatgaaataaacatgGAGTCACCAGTCAGAATATGTATAGGTACGTACTTTGGAttgaaatcgtaacaaacataaatttaaatcacGTTTATTGACTGACATTTATATCCATGTAGAgattatatctttattaaaataatcattgcaaaaatattattacttgatCTCATCCTATCTTGTTTTGTGTGCtcgacatattattttataataaaacattaaatattgaattttatgttcataaaaatataacaaattttaaaaagaaaatggactgtgacattgtaaatattagaagcaaaaataaacaccttgtgcagtttactaggctacataaaattgctaattcattcaagggcaattgtatattcaTAAGAAATTACCGAACGGAAtcttaagatgtctctcaataagttcaatgtttatatatcacgtaagcttacagaaaaatctaattataatgttaagtattacttaaacgataaaacagcttgggtgtgaattgctctaacttcatagcttgatgattgattgattactGAGCGTTACAACACTAGCTATACCGCCATTTTTATTCAGCAAATATGTTTACCCGCCATTCTTAATTAGAACAGCGTAGTGAGTCTTTCTTCCACTATCTTTATGAAAAAGGTAGTTTATGCCCAATAATGGAACACCAATTAGACTGTCGATGATGAAATTTGCTTGCGCAACTTAATTGAGTAATTTATACATTTCAGGTGCAGCTTTAGTAGTAAACTTACTACTGATAACCAGCACGACAGTTACTGCAGACACACTGCCAATCGAAACGACTTCTACAACATTAAGAAATGAGAGGAACCCAAGGTACGCAAAAACTAACGGCACATCATGGGTtgaaaaaaccaaatcaaaagtTCCCGATGCAGCGCTCAATGAGTTGAATCCGAAAGATTCATCAAGCGAAGAAGATACAGACAAAAATGCTAAATATAAGGACCGAGGAAGGGTAAAATATAATCTGCAATCTAAAACGCCAACAGCTAGTCCTTTAAAGAGGGTAACCAAAGCTACTGATGTTGTTATAGTAACACCAACTCCAGAAGTAAGAAAACCTGCACAAATAATAGACAGCATGCGGCAATTTAAGAAAACAAAGATACCTGCAGTAACAATCATAAGCAGCACTGAGCCGACTAAGCCAGCAATACAgcatgatgatgaatatgacgATGAGGAAGAAGATCTCGATTCTTTCGAAAAGTTTACATCAACTAAGTTTGATGATAGTAGTTTTTTCACTATTCCAAGCtttgacgatgacgatgactaCAGTACTAGAAAATATAAACACGGATCAAATAGACATAATAAACATGACTACATTACCCCGACTTTCAGTAGTTTTTCTGATTTCTTTCCTAAAAGTGTTTATAGTATGAATCACGAGGAGTCATATAATTCGGAATCATACATTGATTTTGACTCTGAACTAACTACTcccaaaaataagttttttgacACTAAACATAAGCAAATATCATCCAGTATTGTCAATAAGGTAGATACAGTTGAAACTAATATGACAGCGTCCAATGAGATGGATGTTGATGACATGAAGAAAGATAATATGGGTTTTGATAAATTAAGTAATAGTAGTTTACCTAGTAATAAATCaactgtatttataaaaaataccaaaGAGATACGTTACGTAGATAATGATGAAGAGGGCACTGCTAATAAAGGGCAATCTGATGTACACGGTACAAGTATTTATTATGAGATGACAGTATTATCCACTGAAACGTATACGAATATTGATAAAGatagtaatgatgatgattgcgATCAAAACGAACCGTCCAGAACTACAGTTAGTACGTCACTTAATGAGGAGCTGGCTTCTATTGAAGCTGTAAAGCCTTATTTTGTAGAAAGTTCCACGAAACCTAGCGTTCTAGACTCCGAACCAAGTCCTGTTTCTATATCCACAGTATCATCTAATTTCTTTCCTAGCAGCACACCTTTCACCGTGTACACTTCAGTAGGCCCAATGCCACTTTCTACccaaaatataatatcttcaacAGACACAGCTAAAATATACCCTAATAGCTATAGTAGAAATCGAAATTATTCAAAACGATTAAATTTATCTGGTACCAAAGATTCTCCAAATAGTGTGTTGTCTACATTACAAACAGACCAGGTTTCTCCAAATCAAGCATACAGGCTACAAACTAGACGTTTTCACTTTACAACACCAAAATCAAAACCGATCTGGATGGCCCCTAGACGAAATGCAACGAAAAGGATTCCTACGACAATATATTCCGAACATTTTGATATAAAGGACAAAATATCATCTACCCATAAACCAAAATTACCGACAAGAACTGTTTTGACTACTCAATCATCAGAACAAATAGACCCTGTATTGCAGAGTGACGTTAGTAGTTCGCAAAAGACTGTGTATTCGCCATCTATATCAGATAATACTATACCATCGTTATGGAAAAGAGGCTCTGTGAAATTTGGCACGTCAACTGCTAGCTCCGCTGAAAGGAATACTGAAAGTGGAATAAGTGATTTGGAGATTCCACCAACTTTAACAGCATGGGCATTAGCCAGCATGAGAAGCCCTCCATCGTTGTCCAGCCCTACAGTGAATGCTACTGGATTGAATCAGAAAAATGTGGATGAAAACGAATTACAGAAGGTCGGAGAACTTGTGGGTAAGTTTAAgacattaaattaatttctttagttTCTTTGATTTccgtaaaatatatttgcatctGTAAAAGTTAACAATACTTATCAATATTATatgaactataatatatatttacagtaatatttatttactttatttattttgcaaattttaaTACCTTTTCTAATTCTGgattctttaaataattttatattgatttattccAGACAAAAAAGAAACTACCACAATTTCATCAATGACATCTTCTACTCTAGCTGTTAGTGATtacttaacaaaaaatatttctgaaatATACCAAAATCGATTACCGTGGAAACCATTATCTCCTACATCAGCTTCTGTAGAAACTAATGATAAACCTGGTGAAACAAATTCAGAGAGAGTTCCTGCTGAAAGTAATATCTCCATTCAAAGTAGTCAAGAGCCACCTAGTAATGAGCCAATAAAGACTAAATCTACAGAAAGttctttaaatgatttaaaacatTCCTGGTTTCCTGTCACAAACGCCCATAACCAGGTTactgtaaatgaaataaaagaaacttCAGATATGAAAGTCATTCCACCGGTTGATACAATTAAGTCAACTGGCTTTGAATCTATAACGAAACTACCTGCAGAAATAACTACACCTACAGATGACACAGTGGCTCCTTCAGAAGAGAAGAAGGAAACGACGACTGATTATGAAATTACTACGATTAGATTTTCTTATGTTCCAACTGAAGAATCGATTGAAAATACTGCACCTGTAGAAAATACGGATTGGCATCCAGTTTTCCCAACTCGAACACGTACCACAACTGAAGGACAAAATGAAATAACTACATATAGACCAAAATATGTGACCACTACTGAATTATATGAAGAAACAAC from Pararge aegeria chromosome 20, ilParAegt1.1, whole genome shotgun sequence includes these protein-coding regions:
- the LOC120632494 gene encoding putative GPI-anchored protein pfl2, translating into MESPVRICIGAALVVNLLLITSTTVTADTLPIETTSTTLRNERNPRYAKTNGTSWVEKTKSKVPDAALNELNPKDSSSEEDTDKNAKYKDRGRVKYNLQSKTPTASPLKRVTKATDVVIVTPTPEVRKPAQIIDSMRQFKKTKIPAVTIISSTEPTKPAIQHDDEYDDEEEDLDSFEKFTSTKFDDSSFFTIPSFDDDDDYSTRKYKHGSNRHNKHDYITPTFSSFSDFFPKSVYSMNHEESYNSESYIDFDSELTTPKNKFFDTKHKQISSSIVNKVDTVETNMTASNEMDVDDMKKDNMGFDKLSNSSLPSNKSTVFIKNTKEIRYVDNDEEGTANKGQSDVHGTSIYYEMTVLSTETYTNIDKDSNDDDCDQNEPSRTTVSTSLNEELASIEAVKPYFVESSTKPSVLDSEPSPVSISTVSSNFFPSSTPFTVYTSVGPMPLSTQNIISSTDTAKIYPNSYSRNRNYSKRLNLSGTKDSPNSVLSTLQTDQVSPNQAYRLQTRRFHFTTPKSKPIWMAPRRNATKRIPTTIYSEHFDIKDKISSTHKPKLPTRTVLTTQSSEQIDPVLQSDVSSSQKTVYSPSISDNTIPSLWKRGSVKFGTSTASSAERNTESGISDLEIPPTLTAWALASMRSPPSLSSPTVNATGLNQKNVDENELQKVGELVDKKETTTISSMTSSTLAVSDYLTKNISEIYQNRLPWKPLSPTSASVETNDKPGETNSERVPAESNISIQSSQEPPSNEPIKTKSTESSLNDLKHSWFPVTNAHNQVTVNEIKETSDMKVIPPVDTIKSTGFESITKLPAEITTPTDDTVAPSEEKKETTTDYEITTIRFSYVPTEESIENTAPVENTDWHPVFPTRTRTTTEGQNEITTYRPKYVTTTELYEETTATIIESTPQVEVTSQIVENSSQKERFVTTVMPITTTTSTTLPKINTPTTMTKVLSTTELEEETSEPTSESTTYITTSIENSTEIHTKTKAELEATTPMETSTIIVTVATEINSERAPVTYIHNEVTESFEVETSKSSEENSNSNEVVDEKTKVPQTTTEGITKIERVVTTIEVRYPTTSARTTTEAETTTHKEDEIETTTYEDTIDETTKSVNDLEDLTSYAEDVTTEASSRVLEQEAGTGAAIAIAVSTIGVIALVLLVGLLLVVRRRGRRGVYAQRCTPVSLDAYSLDSVSVGHRKGNHRLRASKRSYGNPAYDDEVTSHPMQYPALANFALDLDSITAEFSEIPSVSVRPDEVPPGCEDKNRYSNVLPLPETRVPLRRIGNDLTTEYINANYVTGPGNIRNYYIACQAPLHNTVVDFWRMIWEQNSRVLVMLTEYMENGVEKCYEYLPPSEISDNRRTFGEFQIILKKREQRDKYAISSIQLINLMTRTWREVTQLWYFWPAKGVPEDYDSIIDFLSEMRSYMKVSQTAKEYDEEGVEVIYQDQSRSSYHNLSKLRSDENGSSNGINVYSPAKAEEMMKRGTTTNGTLGRMKAASEIEGVRPCVMVCASGAGRSAAMIAADLCARALASGQADVPRIVRRLRDQRPHSLSNRHHYIFLYKLLSEYGNRLMGGGVDTI